In the Balaenoptera ricei isolate mBalRic1 chromosome 1, mBalRic1.hap2, whole genome shotgun sequence genome, aggaggggtggggggttgtCCGCCCTTCTCCCTCGGACTCTTCAGGCTCCTGAATAGCACCTGTGGGGATCCCAGTCCTACCTCACACTCCGAACAAATTTTAACCGCTAATGATCAGGGATTCTTCTTTCTAGAGAGGACGAGGCCGAGGGGCAGCGAGAGGCACTGTGATTCAGGATGACCAGCTCTCCTCCTTCCCTACAGGGGACAGAGCATGAAAGAGTAAGGAAGCCAGCAGTGTGaggggctggaagtctgaaataagAAGGAATTTTATTTGTGATATCAGACTTGGAATAGCTGCCTGGGGGAGCCTGGGAGAGGGCCTTGCTAACCAGCTTTCACAAGACAGGAGAGATTTCCACTGGACTGGGAGAGAGCAGGAGGACAGACCCAGCGACTGGGTGGGGAAGTCTGGATTTAGTTCCGACACCAGGATCAACTGGCTGGGTGAACTCAGccgtttaacctctctgagagaTAAAAACGATATGTGAAGAGGACAGAAATAGAGATGCTttgtaaagttataaaaaaaaaaatgcattttacagCGTAAAGGCTGGAGACCAAAATAGATAATAGGATTCCCTGAACATCCCGAAGAGGGAGAAAGtatgttaaaaatagaaaaactgaaatacagaAGAAAGAGGCTCACAGAGCTAGTCGGCACTGGGACCTGGGTCAAGCAATCCTGTTCACTCCTCCAGGGATTTATTTTCCATCTGATCCCTCTGCCTTGTGTTTTCCAGAACCATGTAAGGGCCGAGCCAGGAAGGCGGAGTACGCGAGCGCTCAGAGGCTCTGTCTCCTGGTCCCCGCCCGGCTCAGAATGGAACAGAGGAGGCCCTGGCCACGGGCTGCAGAGGTGGACGGCTGGCCTGTGGTCCTGCTCTCCGCCATCTGCGTGCTGCTGGCACCCCCGGCGGCCGGCATGCCCCAGTTCAGCACCTTCCACTCCGAGAACCGGGACTGGACCTTCAACCATTTGACGGTGCACCGCGGGACGGGGGCAGTGTACGTGGGGGCCATCAACCGCGTGTACAAGCTGACGGGCAACCTGACCGTCCAGGTGGCTCACAAGACGGGGCCGGAGGAGGACAACAAGTCCTGCTACCCGCCGCTCATCGTTCAGCCCTGCAGCGAGGTGCTCACGGTCACCAACAACGTCAACAAGCTGCTCATCATCGACTACTCCGAGAACCGGCTGCTGGCCTGCGGCAGCCTCTACCAAGGGGTCTGCAAGCTGCTGCGGCTGGACGACCTCTTCATCCTGGTGGAGCCGTCCCACAAGAAGGAGCACTACCTGTCCAGCGTCAACAAGACGGGGACGATGTACGGGGTGATCGTGCGCTCCGAGGGCGAGGACGGCAAGCTCTTCATCGGCACTGCCGTGGACGGCAAGCAGGACTACTTTCCCACGCTGTCCAGCCGCAAGCTGCCCCGCGACCCCGAGTCCTCCGCCATGCTCGACTACGAGCTCCACAGCGACTTCGTCTCCTCACTCATCAAGATCCCTTCCGACACCCTGGCCCTGGTCGCCCACTTTGACATCTTCTACATCTACGGCTTTGCCAGCGGGGGCTTCGTCTACTTCCTCACCGTCCAGCCTGAGACCCCCGAGGGCGTGGCCATCAACTCGGCCGGAGACCTCTTCTACACCTCGCGCATCGTGAGGCTCTGCAAGGACGACCCCAAGTTCCACTCCTACGTGTCCCTGCCCTTCGGCTGCACGCGGGCCGGGGTCGAATATCGCCTCCTGCAGGCTGCTTACCTCGCCAAGCCCGGGGACTCGCTGGCCCAGGCCTTCAACATCAGCAGCCAGGATGACGTGCTCTTCGCCATCTTCTCCAAAGGGCAGAAGCAGTATCACCACCCGCCGGATGACTCCGCCCTCTGTGCCTTCCCCATCCGGGCCATCAACTTGCAGATCAAAGAGCGCTTGCAGTCCTGCTACCAGGGCGAGGGCAACCTGGAGCTCAACTGGCTGCTGGGGAAGGACGTGCAGTGCACCAAGGCGGTAAGAAGGGCCCACCCGCTCTACCCCTGAGGCGGCATCTGGCATTGCACACCCCTTTGCACACCCTGCCCGCAGACCACCGCGGCCTGAAATGAGAGAGGAGCTCAGGCTCACGTTACCAGGTGGTCCCCATAATACAGAGTCTGATGATACCAGATACTTGAGGCGTGTTTGTTGATCCGCGGAGTCATTCCCAGTGTATCATCAAGGGCCTCTACACCACCAGCCACTGTTGTAAGCACCGCGGGCTTCAGAGGTGAACCATACAACACAGCtacttgccctcatggagctttcaTTAGTGAGGCAAGACAAATTCATACCTAAAGTATGTAGTCTCTCAAATGGTGACGATTGCTATAgggaaaaataaagcacagaaatGGGGAGAGGCAGTACCCACGAGGATCGGTTCATTGAGAAAGCAGCATTTGAGCAAAGAATGAGGAAAGTAAGCTATGCAGGTGTCTGGGAAAGCAttccagagagagggagggagtagCTCTTGCCGAGAATGCAGGGCATGCCTGGAGTGTGTGAAGAAGAGCGAGGAGGCCAGTGCAGCCGGACCAGAGCATGTGGCTGAAAGAGTGTTTGGAGATGAGCCCGTCAGAGACAACACAGGCCAGATCCTGTACATACAGGGCCCTGTAGGCCACTGGACAGCCAAGTGAACGGGTAAAGTAGGCAGGTAGATATGTAagctggaggagagagaagggagttgAGCTTGACTGATAATTTGAAAACTGGGGGAAAATAATTGGGCAGaggggaaaaaggagaagaaagggagctTGGGGTCCAGACCTGAGGATGGCAGAGACAAGAAAGTCAGTGAGTGGCAAGCACTGTCCTGTCAGAGGGTCAAGATGCTGCCATCCAGGTGGTTACCATGATCCACCCattcgtccatccatccatctacccatccctctatccatccattcatccctccctccagccaTCCACTTAACAAGAAGGTATTGAAGATCTCCCAAGAGCCCAGCTGGGGATGCAAACATAAAAAGACATGATCACAACTTTCAGATATCTCATAATCTAATGGgagaaaaagtgaaagagaaaatagCTGGCAGTGTAATATAGTGCCAAAGACTTTGGGATTCAGGGTTCAGATTCTATCTGTGCTATTTCCTGGCTTCAGGAGTAACTTAATATCTCTCCAttatcatctgtgaaatgggaatcatAATGCCTACCGCATGGGATGATCAGATACTATGTGGCAAGATTAACACCATGCCTGGCGTGTTAGGTTGAGCATTATTAGTTAACTGTTATGCATGTGACAAGTGCTAAGATAGATTTCTGTGCAGAGTGCTGTGGACACTGGGCCGGCAGCCTGGGAAACAATCTGAGACCAAGTGACCCATACGGCTGCCTTCTGAGCACCCTAAATGGAGGGTGTCTGCTACTGGGACCGAAAACCTCTTcttaaagcaaaaaacaaatcatGCCTAGCGTATGCTTCTGTTCCTACCGTCAGTCGTCAGTCGCTTGGTACAATAGGATAGTAGTTAAGGCCATAGGCTTGGAATGCCAAcagatttgtatttaaaaatcagtCCTACCACTTaaaactgtgtgaccttaggcaagttatgtACCTGATCTGagctgtatttttttcatttttaaaatagaaataatagtagtctctttttttttttttttaaatggcagtggGGCCTAagaatctgttttttgttttttgtttttttaaatttttatttatttatttatttatttttttatggctgtgttgggtcttcgtttctgtgtgagggctttctctagttgtggcaagcgggggccactcttcatcgcggtgtgcgggcccctcactatcgcggcctctcttgttgcggagcataggctccagacgtgcaggctcagtaattgtggctcacgggcccagttgttccgcggcatgtgggatcttcccagaccagggctcgaacccgtgtcccctgtattggcaggcagattctcaaccactgcaccaccagggaagaccagtAGTCTCTTTTTATGGTTATTATGAGGATCAAATGGAACAAGTATGTATGAGCACAATACCTGGCCCATAATAAACATGTAATAAATGACagctataattattaatattaattattaaagaaccagttatttgctgttattttacctttataaaaTGAGGAGGTCGAGCTAGATATTCTCCAAAGTTCTTTACAGTCCTGAAATTCTATAACCTACGGCCCCAACCAATCAAGAGAAGTGGAGAGGAAATGCAAGGGTTAACTCCTTGCAGAGTCCAGCCTGGTTCCCACTGCCCAGAGGGGGCCTTGTCAGAAGGAAACTGCTGATTCCTGCCTGCTTCTGAgccagagggaagaggaagagccGACACCCTTGTGGGGCTCCATTGGCTTGCAGAGAGACAAGCCCGGGCTAGTAACCAAAGAGCAGCAAAGTCACTGGGAGAGAGGTGACAGCGGGTGGGATCAGGACCCCAGGGGGAACAGCCCCTCACTCACCACCCCTCCCTCAATCATCACTCTTCTGCTGCGGCCTTGagagtggaggtggaggtggggctgcAACAGGAGGGGCCCCTTAAAATCCTTATAATCTAAGGAGTCCCAGACCTGGGGACCCAGAGACGTTTTGGTGGCCTCAGAGGGGGTTAAGTAGGAGTGAGAGTAGCTGACGTCCCAGAGCTTAATTTTAACGTGATCTCTGGACTAACATGGAACTCTCAGATAAAGGATTTGAGCTctgttacaagaaaagaaatgaggaaggggACCATCACTCATTGAATCACAGCTATGTCCTAAAGGCTGTGCTGGGCAGTTTAAGGGTTATCTCACTATCTCAGTTTAAGGGTTATCCTCAATATGACCCTATAAAGCAAGGATTATCatcccccatttgacagatggaaaAACAAAGACTCACAAAAACTAAGTAAATTGGTTACACCCATACAACCATAAATGACACAGCAGGGATTTGAATTCAGTTTAGCCCATATGACCTCTGAGTCCAAACTCGTTGCATTTAGCCGTGTTGCCTCTAAGGAAAGCCATACACCAGGCTCTTCCTTTCGGAGCAAGAGTACAGGGGCAGCAGGTGTTTGGGAATAGCTGACGATTTAGAGACGAGAGAAGGAAATGCCAGCCAATCCCAGGGGCTTAGGCTCAGAACAAACCATTTCCGTCACAGTCTGGCGATTCTAGAGTCAGGAGGGATGTAGAGAAATTCAAAATCACTGGCAAATTTTTGACTTCTGTCATCATTTCTCAGAAGCTGGCTTGGTTTATGCCTGAGCCCAGGCTCTGCAACCTTACCGGTCCCTGGAGACAgtgggaaagaaactgaagaacttTCAGAGCTGAAAGGCAGCTTGACGATTACCTGGTCTAATCCTTTCCCTTTACAGATGAGAGCATTCAGACTCAAAGAGGGTATGTGGTATATCAAGATAACAGAGCTGGCTAGTGGTAGAGACAGGACTACAATCTAGATTTCTTGATTCTTTTCAGGACACTTGTGCCTCTGGTATAGGGATGagaaagagaagtagaaaatgtAGAAAGTGGTAGCTGATTCCTCTGACCTACCTTTCTAGGGAGCCTGAAATTTCCATCATTTGCTCCGGGGATGTGCTGGTGAATCTTAAATGGATGGCTATATGCAAGCAATGGTAGTAGTAGGGAAGGGATTGGGATGGGAGGATCTTGATTAAAAACATTTGCCAATTtccgtggtgtaaatactcccaccatggatAATTTCAAGGCACCAGTGTGATGTCACTGAAAGCAGAGATAGATGTACAGGCATTCCTCATAAGCTGGCTCTAGTATGCCATTGCTTCACTCCCTTCCTGGGAAGCTTATCCCTTCTGCCGTGTGGAGCGCCATATAATCCAGAGTTCAAGGTCATCCTTAACCCAAAAGTTAGTTTTCTTTCCTaaagaataaacacacacacacacacacacacacacacacacaagggtaGCACCACCACTCAGTTGTAGGAGCAGTAGCTCTCTACAAAACACCAAGGAATCACAAGACATGAGCCTCTGTTCTCTTTGGATTTGAACAGGGAATGGAAGAAAAGTCCCTGGTTTACCCAAAAAATCACATTTAGCTTATAAATCAGTTCTTCCAAGGAAATGAAGCTGTCAGGGAACGACACATCAGCCTGCTCTTTCCTGGTGTGGATGAGAGGAGAAGGGTGATGGGAACAGGTCTCTCCATGATGCTTTCTGTGCTTCCCACGACCGTCACTTCCTTCCTCCTCGAGGATGCCTTTCCAGACCCAGGAGGAACAGCTGCCACAGGGCTCAGGGCTCTTTCTGGCCCAGAGTCTGCAACCTTTGCCCACAGGATTCCCTGTTGTGCAATCAGCTGGGATGTTTCGGAGGATCCGTCATAGCCCAGCCCCAGGCTAGACAGTGTGCAGAGAATGCAGCCCCCTCGCAGCCCCTGTCCTCAGGAAgcatgcagtctttttttttttaactgaatgagaTCTTAGAAATCATCAGTTTAACAGCCCCAAAGAGGCTGTTACTGATCACATAGCCACATAGAAGAAGAGCAGAGACTGGAATTCTTTCTGTCCAGCTATTTTTCCACTTGCTCAAGGTGATGTCCTTTCAAGGTGCCCTAGTCTCTTCTGACAGAGAagagactttaatttttttttttaatttttattcaatgaCAGATATTCTTTATACAAGCATACCCCCACTCCCTGCAAAAGGCTGCTAACAAGAAGGACATCTCCCCCAGAATCTACCCGAACGTCATTGAAGACCTCTAACGGACAATGATGAAAATTGTGCAACTTAACGATCTCTTTGCAtgtgttatttccttttctccccagTGATTCTCTCACAAAGGTGGGCAGGTAGTATGACacctgaagaaactgagattcatgTAGATGAAGTAACTTTTCCAAAGTATAAGGCACTGTTCAATATTAAGATAACCCTTTTTAATCTATCCCCAGTATGGGATGTGGTGAATAATGGAATGACTGAAAATGCCTTATGCCCAAAGGCAGGCCTTTGCAGTCCAGGAAACAAATAAGGAACGCCACCAGGCTGGTAGGAATCCTGTGATGTTGCCTCTAGACTGAATCTCCACTGTCTAAATAGAAAGACCACCACAAATGGCATGGTCCACAGGGACATGTAAATGACCAGGAAATGAGTTTGAGCAATCAGCTTTGCAAACTGTCCCTGGTTGTCTTGGCAGAAAAGTGAGTGGGTGATAGCAGGTAAGGGAGAAGAAAGCTGCTGGTTCCTCTGTCTGGTTTCACAGGAGTCAGTGTGGGGTTCATGGGTCAGCCGTGAGATATTTGTGTGTGCAGTATGTGTTAGGCCCCTGAACTCCATGCCTGAACTTCTCTGAGGCctggtgtcctggggctggtggcCACGGTGGGTGGGCTGGTGTGGATCAACTCGGCCCTGCCTCCGCTGCTACTCACCCCAggtccctccccttctctccagccGGTGCCCATCGATGACAACTTCTGTGGACTGGACATCAACCAGCCGCTTGGAGGCTCAATTCCAGTAGAGGGCCTGACCCTGTACACCACCAGCCGGGACCGCATGACCTCGGTGGCGTCCTACGTTTACAATGGCTACAGCGTGGTGTTTGTGGGCACAAAGAGCGGCAAGCTGAAAAAGGTAAGAGTCCATGAGCCTGGACGCCCCGATGCTGTTCAGCTCCCCGGCTGAGAGCCTCTTCTGGAAGGTTACTGTTGATGGAGATTTAATTAGAGGCAACTCAGTTTTCTTGGGGCAGGAACAGTTAGAGTGGGGAGAGTTGGTAGGGGTTAATTTGTGGCTTATCTTCTAGCTGCTTCCTCTACCCATTGGTCAGTGAGTGTCTTGGTAATGTAAACATATTTCAATATTGACCAAACTCCAAGGAATTAGGAAGGTGCATCTGTCTAAAGgagacaaaaaaaccaaacactatCTCCAAATCAAGTAGAACTGATTTTTTCATTATCTATATTATGAATCACCCACATCACAAATCCCTCCCCATAGTCTATAGAGGTGATTGTACTGATCAAAAGTCTTTGTTGAGTCCAGAGCAGCTGCTTGAAGCACATTATGGGTCTCACTTCTCAGCCGATGGTGGTGCCTCTCTGGGATGGTATATGGTGCCTGGATAAGGGGCCGTTCTCCTGTCTTTCCTCTTCCTGCAATCGCAGTctcttccctgcccctcctccctcacccccaagaCCTGAGCTGACAGGAGGAAGTAGGCATCTTATCCTGTGCCTGCTCTGAGCACCTCTGCCCATGGGAGGGCACGGGCCGTCTGGGGCTGGAAGCACGGGAAGCCTCCTGCGCGGCGGGCTGAAGCCGGCAGCTTGTACCTGCTTGTCTAGCACTTAAGGTGTAGAGACGGAGCACAGTCTGGTTTATTACATGGGATTACAGCAGCCACGTTCTTTCCAGTCCCTGCTAATCCCTTTTTCCCAAGCTCACCCTCCTGCCACCTTTCCCCAGTCCTGGCACCTGTGGATCAAGGCACAGGCCAGACCTCACCACATCTCACCCTTTGATGTTGACATCAGCCCTGTGGCTCTTTCCTCCTAATCCAGTTAGAGCCTCAGGAGAGATGTTGTTTGGAAATGTAgaaggagggtggcagggagggagcctGAGGAAGAATTTCCGTGTTCTGCTTGTTCTGAGTTGCTGCCAAAGGAGGTGAGAAAAACTGGTCTGGGTTGATGTGGAGACGCCTTCTTTCTTATAATACCAAAGCCCTTTAACCCTTTCCTCACTCTGTGGAGAGGTGCCTACCTGTACCTGTCCTGTGCCCTCCACTTGGCCTGGGACTGTGGGCCCTGGCTTGGTTTCAGGTACGGGAGAGTGAGGATGAGTGTGGTCCCGGCGTTTGCTTTCCCAGAAGTGGAGAGGGAAGGAGTTGGCCTTCTGAGATTCCACTAAGATTTAAAAGTGGTGTACTCTAGAAAAGAGTCtgaaataggatatatatatatatttaaaactgaatcactttgctgtacacctgaaactgatacaacattgtaaatcgactctacttcaatttttaaaaagtggtatatTCTATCAAGACAGGGTTCAACTTGGACCCCTGAGGCTGGCTTCTTTCCTGCAGGGTTATCTATACAGCTGGGTAGATTGTGACTTGCCCAGGGACTTTGGGCCAAGGGGCCTATCGGATTTGAAATCCAACCTGAACTCTCCTTGTCAAGCCATATGCCCTAGGGTATAAACATACCCCGAGAGGAGCTCCTCAAGCTGACTCATCTGCCCATAAATACCACCTGTTTCTCAATTGCACAAAGGTTCTGTAGGGCCAGCAGGAGCCACAACTAAACTGGTGCTCAGCATTTTCTCCTGTCCTTCCTGCACCTTCAGTCACTGTTCTGGATCATTCCTGTGATTCTGTCTCCTTTATTCTCTTGAAAGTTCTGTTAAAGGCAGGGATCATGCCTTGttcatatttatttccttctttctgcctcaTCCTTTCACCAAGTGTTCCCACCTGGGATGGGCCTCAAAACtgtcttgaaaaataaaaccattctcTAAGGAACCTTAGAGACCATCTAGCCCAATACTAGTGTTATTTGGCAggaaaattgaggcccagagaagaaaaGTGACTCGTCCAAGCTTAGAGATGAGGACAAGTTGCCTCTTGTCCTGACATCCAAGTTGACACCTGTTTTACTTAAAGAAGCAGCCACGGAACCCCGGGGGTGGAGGCTGAGAACAGTCTTCAGGTTCAGGCTTGCTGCGGGGTTCAGCCAGGGGCTAGGGCCTCCATTCTCTTCAGCCCTGGATCTGAGTTAGGGAATTAATGTTTGCCAAATGGATGGACGAGGACTGAATAAAGGAAGAACCACCCAGCCAGGCTCAAAGGGCCCTGGGCTGATCTTCCCATGTCTCTCTGCGTCTTGTGCACACAACACAGTGGGTTGCTTGGGGCATCTTTTCAAGCCACACACTCAAGGTAGCCAGGTTCTCTTAGCCCTGTTGGAACCCCAGCAGACAAGTTGCTAGGGAGGCAAGTCAGAGGGTTCAAGGGCAAGGCTGGGGGCATGGCTGCCCACAGCTGGTTCCAACCTGCAGTTGTCTTCTCCTTCTCACTCTTCACTTCGATATTCTTTAGTTGTTTCTATGAGCTCATAAtacccctccttctcctctggaCGACTCACCCTTCCTTTCCACCCACACGCCTTTGAGGCACCTGATACTAAAGCCGGGCTCCCACTGGCCTCCCATTTACCCAGAGAAACGGCCCATGAGGAATTTATGGAATGTCCCCAGGAAACCCTGCCATGGTCCAGGCCGCATAGCTCTTTCAAcacaggaaggggaaaaaaaaaaccaaaaaaacaactaGCCAAGAGtttggagaggggagggaagcagggtgCGTCAGGACCACTCACTTCTTCCCTACCTAACCAGGCGTCTGTCAGACTGTGCAGCCTCCATCCATGGCAGCCCATAGGACAGGATGTCCCCGAGTGGGGACGATTAGAGGAAGCAGAGACTCCCTAGAAGTGGCAGGACCACGAGGTGTTGTTCTGTGCTGTGTCACATACTTGCTCATACCTGCCCTCTGCTCGCCAGGCAGAGAACAGTGCAGACGAGGTCACCGCCTTCTGAGCCACAAACATGCAGAGGGAACAGGCAGAATAAGGACGAGACCTTAGAACCAAGAGGTGTAACACTTGCCTAGACTAAGGACCAGTGCATCAGAGGTGATAAGAAGACAGGCCAGGATTCACCACAGGGATGGAACAATTCCAGAGAAATCAGCTGCCACAGTGTGATTAACCTggagggcttcatggaggaggaagCTTACTAGGATTTGCTCTGAGACTGAATGAGACAAAGTGATGAGTTGGGGATGGGAGAGAAGGGCCCTCTAGACCTTGGGTGCCACATTGAGAAGATGCAAAGCACGTGCCAGGAAGGTCTAGAGGGCGCGGAGGGGCTTGGAGGACTTGGCGAAGTGGAAGCCAAGGCGTAGAGTACTGTGAGGCTCAAGCCCTAGAGGATCAAGTGAAAAGGATCTTGGGATTTTCGCTGACCTTGTGAGCCAACTGTGTGATCCACTGATAGCAAAGTTAATTAGTCTTCACCACACTAACAGAAGGTCATGAGAAGTGGAGGCTCCACTTCCCACGGGAGATAACATTGTAAGAGGGCTTAAGCCAACCAAAGAGCCAGGTCAACAAGGGCTGCAAGGATGCGGGAGCCATGCTGTATGGAGAATACTTTTAAAAGGATGTTAACCcaagggaagaagaggaaaggaggagatgAATCTTCACAGCCTgtgatttactgagcacttattatgtgtcaggtgATATTCTAAGAACTTTATATCTACTAACTAATCTTTATACAACTCGATGGGGTAGGTGCTattatcacctccattttactgatgaggaaatagaggccagaaaaggtaaagaaatgcGTCCAAGAGCCACATGgcaagtaaatggcagagccagggtctGAACCTTGATCGTCTGGTTTCACAATCATGCTTCTCCACTAAGCTGTGCAAGATGAATTAAACTTATTCAGTGTGGCCCCAGAGGGCAGAAGAAGGCCAACAGATAGGAGTTCCTGTAAAATAGTTTTCCGCTTAATAGGAGGAAGAAGCTTCTTGCAGCCAAACTGTCCCATAATGGAAAGAGTTGACTCAAGAGGGAATGAGCTCCCAGTCAGTGGAAATACTGAAGCAGAGACTGGGTGGTCACCGATCAGGGAAGCTGTGGAGAGGCACCTGCACCAAGCACATGACCTTCCCACTTATGCCGCCCCTATTTCTCTGACTCCCTCAGTAGGGGTGGGAGATAAGGGAGGGCAGAGAAGGGGAGCAGAGCGGGGGAGGCCAAGGCACCCTGGGGTGGGCTTTGAAGTCATGGCTGGGTTCACGCTGGCCCTGGGTGTGTAGCAGAAAGCCCCTGAGGGTCAGCGGGGAGGTGCTTGGCCCAGACGGGGCAAGGCAGGACCCAGAGGATGAGGGCAGGCAGGCCTGGGGCaagaggcaggggagggaaagCAGGGCCTTCTGGGGCTGGGCACGGATGACTGTGCCGACATCCCTCCTGGCCAAGGGCAGGCGGCAGGAGTCCACGTAGGAGATGCCCGGAGCTAATACCAAAGCACACAAGGAAGAGTAGTGGCGACAGGGACTACAGACTCATTTAACACGACTTCCCAGGTTGAAGGGAGAGGTCCAGGAGGCAGGTCATGGGGCGTGGGAAGGGGCCGAGCTGAGAGGGCAGAAGACCCTGGGGCCAGGAAGCAGGACTCTCTAGGGTTTGGGACAGAGTCGCATTGGCTCCTTCCCTCCATCTGCAGCGCCTCAGCCCTGGCTTCCCATTTCTTCAGGCCTCCTCTGGCCCCTCGACCCCAGGGCCTCACAGCAGCAGGAGGTGCTGGCTCTCTGTTCTCTCCCGCAGCCCTGCCACCGGAAGCCTCTCCCGCTGCTCAAGGCCTGGTGACATGTCCCTCACCTTGCCCCTTCCAGCACTGTGAGTAGCGCCCTCCTCAGACCCCCTGCCGCTTTGCTCCAGTAGCATCTGGTGCGGGAGCAGCTGCTGAATAACGTGTCCACTTCTCTTGAGATCCACAGGTCCTGGAGGACAGGGGCCCTCTTTTCCATATATGTCACCCATGCCCACAGCCAGATTCAGTGTCTCTCACACATCAGTTGCTCATGAAATTTATCTCAAATGTACCTCCTCCAGGCCAGAGACCTACGTGCACGCATTGGAAGAGAACCAGACACCAAGAGTGACTCCTGTTGACGTGGCTGGTTTGCAAAGGAAGGAAGTTAGGATGTGGTGGATAGGtctgcgggggagggggagggttggAGGGTGGCCGTGGGATGAGGAGTCTAGGAAACAAGAGAACTGCTGTGACAGGAAAAGAGCCTGTTTTCTGGTTAACAGTGTTTGGAAGAGGGTGGGGTGCTGCTCTCACCAATGCCGACCAAGCTGGGAGAAGGGAGCCGCGTTTACACTGTTGCCCGCAGATCCCAGGAGAGCGTGGCCAGCTATCTGCCTCACCTGCATCAGAGGCAGTTTTGCCTTCAGCAGAGAGGCAGGTACAGAAGCCCAGgccacccctcccctgccacccccaCCAGCCCTCTGTTTATCGGACTCCTGGACATTTTTGCAAATCCACAGAGACTTAGCCTTTTCAAGGTCTGGGGAGCACCGGGGCCTCTTTTGCCAACACCTTCTTTCCCATTAGC is a window encoding:
- the PLXNA2 gene encoding plexin-A2 isoform X2, translated to MEQRRPWPRAAEVDGWPVVLLSAICVLLAPPAAGMPQFSTFHSENRDWTFNHLTVHRGTGAVYVGAINRVYKLTGNLTVQVAHKTGPEEDNKSCYPPLIVQPCSEVLTVTNNVNKLLIIDYSENRLLACGSLYQGVCKLLRLDDLFILVEPSHKKEHYLSSVNKTGTMYGVIVRSEGEDGKLFIGTAVDGKQDYFPTLSSRKLPRDPESSAMLDYELHSDFVSSLIKIPSDTLALVAHFDIFYIYGFASGGFVYFLTVQPETPEGVAINSAGDLFYTSRIVRLCKDDPKFHSYVSLPFGCTRAGVEYRLLQAAYLAKPGDSLAQAFNISSQDDVLFAIFSKGQKQYHHPPDDSALCAFPIRAINLQIKERLQSCYQGEGNLELNWLLGKDVQCTKAPVPIDDNFCGLDINQPLGGSIPVEGLTLYTTSRDRMTSVASYVYNGYSVVFVGTKSGKLKKIRADGPPHGGVQYEMVSVLKDGSPILRDMAFSIDQRYLYIMSERQITRVPVESCEQYTTCGECLSSGDPHCGWCALHNMCSRRDKCQRAWEPNRFAASISQCMSLEVHPSSISVSEHSRLLSLLVRDAPDLSAGISCAFGNLTEVEGQVSGSQVICISPGPKVVPVIPLDQDWFGLELQLRSKETGKIFVGTEFKFYNCSAHQLCLSCVNSAFRCHWCKYRNLCTHDPTTCSFQEGRINISEDCPPLTPQKCG